A segment of the Fibrobacter succinogenes subsp. succinogenes S85 genome:
ATATTTTAAGTTATGAAATTACTCAAGCTTTTATCTTGCCTTTCTTTTATCGCCCTTCTTGGGTGTGCTAGTTCTGAACCTGTCGTGCAGCAACAGGATAGCAATGCTGATGAAGTTCGCGCAAATTCCGCAAAAGCGTATAGCGAACTCGATGCGGAAAAGTAACGATATTTTTTAAGGTTTTATTATGTATTTAATCGTCGGTCTTGGAAATCCTGGAACGCAGTATTCGAACACGCACCACAATGCCGGTTTTATGGCAGTTGAAAAGCTCGCTGACCCGAGCAAGGACTGGAAATCGGAACACAAGGCGCTCACCATGAAGGTGAACATTGCAGGCGAAGAATGCCTCCTCGTGAAGCCGCAGACTTACATGAACCTCTCTGGCGAAGCGGTTCAGGCGCTTATGACGTGGTACAAGGTCAAGGTCGATCATTTACTCGTTTTTAGCGATGATATTAATTTGGATGTAGGCCGTAT
Coding sequences within it:
- the pth gene encoding aminoacyl-tRNA hydrolase; its protein translation is MYLIVGLGNPGTQYSNTHHNAGFMAVEKLADPSKDWKSEHKALTMKVNIAGEECLLVKPQTYMNLSGEAVQALMTWYKVKVDHLLVFSDDINLDVGRIRCRKDGSHGGQNGLRNIIEHVGDKFPRIRFGVGKCPPKFDLSNWVLAKFSPEDRPKFDEAIAKVPALVECYFKLGIEKCMERYNGK